In Roseisolibacter agri, the following proteins share a genomic window:
- a CDS encoding GNAT family N-acetyltransferase translates to MMRPDAGAVQVREARDDEREVVRALTLAAYAEYASVMTPTAWAGLDAAVRAALDSDAPAERLVAEHDGRVVGSVMLFAPSTDAYGGLTAGAPWPELRLLAVAPEARGLGVGATLLEECVRRARRAGATVLGLHSSRSMRTAIGMYTRRGFVRDPAHDFTPEGAELVEAYRLALDGEPHR, encoded by the coding sequence ATGATGCGACCCGACGCCGGCGCCGTGCAGGTGCGCGAGGCGCGCGACGACGAGCGCGAGGTGGTGCGCGCGCTCACGCTCGCCGCCTACGCGGAGTACGCGAGCGTGATGACGCCGACCGCGTGGGCGGGGCTGGACGCCGCGGTGCGCGCGGCGCTCGACTCCGACGCGCCGGCCGAGCGGCTGGTGGCGGAGCACGACGGGCGCGTGGTGGGCAGCGTGATGCTGTTCGCGCCGTCCACGGACGCGTACGGCGGCCTGACCGCGGGCGCGCCGTGGCCCGAGCTGCGGCTGCTGGCCGTCGCGCCCGAGGCGCGCGGGCTGGGCGTGGGCGCGACGCTGCTGGAGGAGTGCGTGCGCCGCGCGCGGCGCGCGGGCGCGACGGTGCTGGGACTCCACAGCTCGCGCAGCATGCGCACGGCGATCGGCATGTACACGCGCCGCGGCTTCGTGCGCGACCCGGCGCACGACTTCACGCCCGAGGGGGCCGAGCTGGTGGAGGCGTACCG